From Nicotiana tabacum cultivar K326 chromosome 20, ASM71507v2, whole genome shotgun sequence, one genomic window encodes:
- the LOC107786140 gene encoding catalase isozyme 1 (The RefSeq protein has 1 substitution compared to this genomic sequence) translates to MDLSKFRPSSAYDSPFLTTNAGGPVYNNVSSLTVGPRGPVLLEDYHLIEKLATFDRERIPERVVHARGASAKGFFEVTHDISHLTCADFLRAPGVQTPVICRFSTVVHERGSPESLRDIRGFAVKFYTREGNFDLVGNNVPVFFNRDAKSFPDTIRALKPNPKSHIQEYWKILDFFSFLPESLHTFAWFFDDVCLPTDYRHMEGYGVHAYQLINKAGKAHYVKFHWKPTCGVKCMSEEEAIRVGGTNHSHATKDLYDSIAAGNYPEWKLFIQIMDTEDVDKFDFDPLDVTKTWPEDILPLMPVGRLVLNRNIDNFFAENEQLAFNPGHIVPGLYYSEDKLLQTRIFAYADTQRHRIGPNYMQLPVNAPKCAHHNNHRDGAMNFMHRDEEVDYLPSRFDPCRHAEQYPIPSRVLTGRREMCVIEKENNFKQAGERYRSWEPDRQDRYVSKWVEHLSDPRVTYEIRSIWISYLSQADKSCGQKVASRLTLKPTM, encoded by the exons ATGGATCTCTCTAAG TTTCGACCATCAAGCGCATATGATTCCCCTTTCTTGACAACAAATGCTGGTGGTCCTGTCTACAACAACGTTTCTTCCTTGACTGTTGGACCTAGAG GGCCTGTTCTTCTTGAGGATTATCACTTAATAGAGAAGCTCGCGACTTTTGATCGTGAGCGGATACCTGAGCGTGTTGTTCATGCTAGAGGTGCCAGTGCAAAAGGTTTCTTTGAAGTCACTCATGATATTTCTCATCTTACCTGTGCTGATTTTCTCCGAGCTCCTGGTGTTCAAACACCTGTTATTTGCCGTTTCTCTACTGTCGTCCATGAGCGTGGAAGCCCCGAGTCCCTTAGGGACATTCGTGGTTTTGCTGTCAAATTTTACACCAGAGAG GGTAACTTTGATCTGGTTGGAAACAACGTCCCCGTCTTCTTTAATCGTGATGCAAAATCGTTCCCTGACACGATTCGTGCACTGAAACCAAATCCAAAGTCACACATTCAGGAATACTGGAGGATCCTTGATTTCTTCTCTTTCCTTCCGGAGAGTTTGCATACTTTTGCCTGGTTTTTCGATGATGTTTGTCTCCCGACAGATTACAGACACATGGAAGGTTATGGTGTTCACGCCTATCAATTAATCAACAAGGCTGGGAAAGCACATTATGTGAAGTTTCACTGGAAACCAACTTGTGGTGTCAAGTGCATGTCGGAGGAAGAAGCTATTAGGGTCGGAGGTACAAATCATAGCCACGCCACCAAGGATCTCTACGATTCGATTGCTGCTGGAAACTATCCCGAGTGGAAACTTTTTATCCAAATTATGGACACTGAGGATGTAGACAAATTCGACTTTGATCCTCTTGATGTAACCAAGACCTGGCCTGAGGATATCTTGCCATTGATGCCAGTTGGACGATTGGTACTTAACAGGAATATCGATAACTTCTTTGCTGAGAACGAGCAGCTCGCGTTTAACCCTGGCCATATTGTCCCTGGTCTTTACTATTCGGAGGACAAGCTTCTCCAGACTAGGATATTCGCGTATGCTGATACTCAGAGACACCGTATTGGACCAAACTATATGCAGCTTCCTGTTAATGCTCCCAAGTGTGCTCATCACAATAATCACCGCGATGGTGCCATGAACTTCATGCATCGCGATGAAGAG GTGGATTATTTGCCCTCAAGGTTCGATCCTTGTCGTCATGCTGAACAGTACCCAATTCCTTCTCGTGTCTTGACAGGAAGGCGTGAAATG TGTGTCATTGAGAAAGAGAACAACTTCAAGCAGGCAGGAGAAAGATACAGATCCTGGGAACCTGACAG GCAAGACAGATATGTTAGCAAATGGGTTGAGCATTTATCCGATCCACGAGTCACTTATGAGATACGCAGTATATGGATATCATACCTGTCTCAG GCTGACAAGTCTTGTGGTCAGAAGGTCGCTTCTCGTCTCACTTTAAAGCCTACAATGTGA
- the LOC107786141 gene encoding putative serine/threonine-protein kinase PIX13 isoform X2, with product MGNCCLKPADNLSTTIKLSNPPAALDSNFIMPAFKKPSTCLINNAKVVHAERTTNGGGGGGGGGGAGKEEVAISGKIITPNLKMYSFVELKSATRNFRPDTILGEGGFGRVFKGWVDDKTLAPSKVGIGIAVAVKKSNADSLQGLKEWQAEVKFLGKFSHPNLVKLIGYCWEEKQFLLVYEYMQKGSLENHLFRKGAETLSWDTRLKIVIGAARGLAFLHTTEKQVIYRDFKAANILLDGDYNAKLSDFGLAKLGPANGNSHVTTGVVGTYGYAAPEYMASGHLYVKSDVYGFGVVLLEILTGLRVLDLNRPNGEQNLVDWAKPLLPDKKKLRKLMDPRLEGEYPTKAAFEIAQLVLQCLMPDPKTRPSIEQVLESLEKINTIKKEPRECNATHSQQHRRHPQRSPLHVKKTGSGTVIGSNAHHSPINRSY from the exons ATGGGAAACTGCTGTCTAAAGCCTGCAGATAATCTTTCTACCACTATTAAGCTTTCTAACCCTCCTGCAG CCCTTGATTCAAATTTTATTATGCCAGCATTCAAGAAACCCAGTACTTGTCTCATCAATAACGCCAAGGTGGTTCATGCCGAGCGAACCACGAACGGTGGCGGTGGCGGTGGCGGTGGCGGTGGTGCTGGAAAAGAGGAAGTGGCAATAAGTGGGAAAATAATAACACCCAATTTGAAAATGTACAGTTTTGTGGAATTGAAAAGCGCAACGAGAAATTTTAGACCAGATACAATATTGGGGGAAGGAGGATTTGGTAGAGTTTTCAAAGGTTGGGTTGATGACAAGACATTAGCTCCTTCCAAAGTGGGCATCGGAATTGCAGTTGCTGTTAAAAAATCTAATGCAGATAGCCTGCAAGGTCTCAAAGAATGGCAG GCAGAGGTAAAATTTCTGGGAAAATTTAGTCACCCAAATCTAGTAAAATTAATCGGATATTGCTGGGAAGAGAAACAATTCCTGCTTGTATATGAATACATGCAAAAAGGAAGTTTAGAAAATCACCTTTTCAGAA AGGGTGCAGAAACACTTTCATGGGACACCAGACTTAAGATAGTAATAGGAGCAGCTCGAGGTCTAGCTTTTTTGCACACAACAGAGAAGCAAGTCATTTACCGTGATTTTAAAGCTGCCAATATTTTATTGGATGGG GATTATAATGCCAAGCTTTCTGATTTTGGATTGGCTAAGTTGGGTCCTGCAAATGGCAACTCACATGTAACTACAGGAGTTGTTGGTACTTATGGCTATGCAGCTCCGGAGTACATGGCCTCTG GACATTTATACGTGAAGAGTGATGTGTATGGTTTTGGTGTTGTATTGCTGGAGATCTTAACGGGCCTCCGGGTACTGGACCTGAACCGGCCCAATGGAGAACAAAATCTAGTGGACTGGGCCAAACCGTTATTACCAGACAAGAAGAAGCTAAGGAAATTAATGGACCCAAGGCTAGAGGGAGAGTACCCTACAAAGGCTGCATTTGAAATAGCACAACTAGTACTTCAATGTCTTATGCCTGATCCTAAAACTAGACCTTCCATTGAACAAGTTTTGGAGTCTTTGGAAAAAATTAACACCATCAAGAAGGAACCTAGAGAATGCAATGCCACCCATTCCCAACAACATCGGCGCCACCCACAGCGTTCGCCTCTCCACGTTAAGAAAACTGGTAGCGGTACTGTAATTGGTAGCAACGCGCACCATTCACCTATCAATCGAAGCTATTGA
- the LOC107786141 gene encoding putative serine/threonine-protein kinase PIX13 isoform X1 — MGNCCLKPADNLSTTIKLSNPPAALDSNFIMPAFKKPSTCLINNAKVVHAERTTNGGGGGGGGGGAGKEEVAISGKIITPNLKMYSFVELKSATRNFRPDTILGEGGFGRVFKGWVDDKTLAPSKVGIGIAVAVKKSNADSLQGLKEWQAEVKFLGKFSHPNLVKLIGYCWEEKQFLLVYEYMQKGSLENHLFRKEGAETLSWDTRLKIVIGAARGLAFLHTTEKQVIYRDFKAANILLDGDYNAKLSDFGLAKLGPANGNSHVTTGVVGTYGYAAPEYMASGHLYVKSDVYGFGVVLLEILTGLRVLDLNRPNGEQNLVDWAKPLLPDKKKLRKLMDPRLEGEYPTKAAFEIAQLVLQCLMPDPKTRPSIEQVLESLEKINTIKKEPRECNATHSQQHRRHPQRSPLHVKKTGSGTVIGSNAHHSPINRSY; from the exons ATGGGAAACTGCTGTCTAAAGCCTGCAGATAATCTTTCTACCACTATTAAGCTTTCTAACCCTCCTGCAG CCCTTGATTCAAATTTTATTATGCCAGCATTCAAGAAACCCAGTACTTGTCTCATCAATAACGCCAAGGTGGTTCATGCCGAGCGAACCACGAACGGTGGCGGTGGCGGTGGCGGTGGCGGTGGTGCTGGAAAAGAGGAAGTGGCAATAAGTGGGAAAATAATAACACCCAATTTGAAAATGTACAGTTTTGTGGAATTGAAAAGCGCAACGAGAAATTTTAGACCAGATACAATATTGGGGGAAGGAGGATTTGGTAGAGTTTTCAAAGGTTGGGTTGATGACAAGACATTAGCTCCTTCCAAAGTGGGCATCGGAATTGCAGTTGCTGTTAAAAAATCTAATGCAGATAGCCTGCAAGGTCTCAAAGAATGGCAG GCAGAGGTAAAATTTCTGGGAAAATTTAGTCACCCAAATCTAGTAAAATTAATCGGATATTGCTGGGAAGAGAAACAATTCCTGCTTGTATATGAATACATGCAAAAAGGAAGTTTAGAAAATCACCTTTTCAGAA AAGAGGGTGCAGAAACACTTTCATGGGACACCAGACTTAAGATAGTAATAGGAGCAGCTCGAGGTCTAGCTTTTTTGCACACAACAGAGAAGCAAGTCATTTACCGTGATTTTAAAGCTGCCAATATTTTATTGGATGGG GATTATAATGCCAAGCTTTCTGATTTTGGATTGGCTAAGTTGGGTCCTGCAAATGGCAACTCACATGTAACTACAGGAGTTGTTGGTACTTATGGCTATGCAGCTCCGGAGTACATGGCCTCTG GACATTTATACGTGAAGAGTGATGTGTATGGTTTTGGTGTTGTATTGCTGGAGATCTTAACGGGCCTCCGGGTACTGGACCTGAACCGGCCCAATGGAGAACAAAATCTAGTGGACTGGGCCAAACCGTTATTACCAGACAAGAAGAAGCTAAGGAAATTAATGGACCCAAGGCTAGAGGGAGAGTACCCTACAAAGGCTGCATTTGAAATAGCACAACTAGTACTTCAATGTCTTATGCCTGATCCTAAAACTAGACCTTCCATTGAACAAGTTTTGGAGTCTTTGGAAAAAATTAACACCATCAAGAAGGAACCTAGAGAATGCAATGCCACCCATTCCCAACAACATCGGCGCCACCCACAGCGTTCGCCTCTCCACGTTAAGAAAACTGGTAGCGGTACTGTAATTGGTAGCAACGCGCACCATTCACCTATCAATCGAAGCTATTGA
- the LOC107786141 gene encoding putative serine/threonine-protein kinase PIX13 isoform X3: MGNCCLKPADNLSTTIKLSNPPAAFKKPSTCLINNAKVVHAERTTNGGGGGGGGGGAGKEEVAISGKIITPNLKMYSFVELKSATRNFRPDTILGEGGFGRVFKGWVDDKTLAPSKVGIGIAVAVKKSNADSLQGLKEWQAEVKFLGKFSHPNLVKLIGYCWEEKQFLLVYEYMQKGSLENHLFRKEGAETLSWDTRLKIVIGAARGLAFLHTTEKQVIYRDFKAANILLDGDYNAKLSDFGLAKLGPANGNSHVTTGVVGTYGYAAPEYMASGHLYVKSDVYGFGVVLLEILTGLRVLDLNRPNGEQNLVDWAKPLLPDKKKLRKLMDPRLEGEYPTKAAFEIAQLVLQCLMPDPKTRPSIEQVLESLEKINTIKKEPRECNATHSQQHRRHPQRSPLHVKKTGSGTVIGSNAHHSPINRSY, from the exons ATGGGAAACTGCTGTCTAAAGCCTGCAGATAATCTTTCTACCACTATTAAGCTTTCTAACCCTCCTGCAG CATTCAAGAAACCCAGTACTTGTCTCATCAATAACGCCAAGGTGGTTCATGCCGAGCGAACCACGAACGGTGGCGGTGGCGGTGGCGGTGGCGGTGGTGCTGGAAAAGAGGAAGTGGCAATAAGTGGGAAAATAATAACACCCAATTTGAAAATGTACAGTTTTGTGGAATTGAAAAGCGCAACGAGAAATTTTAGACCAGATACAATATTGGGGGAAGGAGGATTTGGTAGAGTTTTCAAAGGTTGGGTTGATGACAAGACATTAGCTCCTTCCAAAGTGGGCATCGGAATTGCAGTTGCTGTTAAAAAATCTAATGCAGATAGCCTGCAAGGTCTCAAAGAATGGCAG GCAGAGGTAAAATTTCTGGGAAAATTTAGTCACCCAAATCTAGTAAAATTAATCGGATATTGCTGGGAAGAGAAACAATTCCTGCTTGTATATGAATACATGCAAAAAGGAAGTTTAGAAAATCACCTTTTCAGAA AAGAGGGTGCAGAAACACTTTCATGGGACACCAGACTTAAGATAGTAATAGGAGCAGCTCGAGGTCTAGCTTTTTTGCACACAACAGAGAAGCAAGTCATTTACCGTGATTTTAAAGCTGCCAATATTTTATTGGATGGG GATTATAATGCCAAGCTTTCTGATTTTGGATTGGCTAAGTTGGGTCCTGCAAATGGCAACTCACATGTAACTACAGGAGTTGTTGGTACTTATGGCTATGCAGCTCCGGAGTACATGGCCTCTG GACATTTATACGTGAAGAGTGATGTGTATGGTTTTGGTGTTGTATTGCTGGAGATCTTAACGGGCCTCCGGGTACTGGACCTGAACCGGCCCAATGGAGAACAAAATCTAGTGGACTGGGCCAAACCGTTATTACCAGACAAGAAGAAGCTAAGGAAATTAATGGACCCAAGGCTAGAGGGAGAGTACCCTACAAAGGCTGCATTTGAAATAGCACAACTAGTACTTCAATGTCTTATGCCTGATCCTAAAACTAGACCTTCCATTGAACAAGTTTTGGAGTCTTTGGAAAAAATTAACACCATCAAGAAGGAACCTAGAGAATGCAATGCCACCCATTCCCAACAACATCGGCGCCACCCACAGCGTTCGCCTCTCCACGTTAAGAAAACTGGTAGCGGTACTGTAATTGGTAGCAACGCGCACCATTCACCTATCAATCGAAGCTATTGA